The sequence below is a genomic window from Blastococcus sp. Marseille-P5729.
CGAGGCGACGTTCACCAACGGGCAGCCCTTTACCGCGGACGACGCGAAGTTCTCCATCGAGCGCGTGAAGACCGCCTGGACGACGAAGCTGAAGTCGCAGATGGACGTCGTCGAGTCGGTCACCGTCAACAGCCCCACCGAGCTGGTCGTGAAGCTGAGCCAGCCCTCGAACTCGTGGCTGTTCAACATGACCACCCGGATCGGTGCCATGTTCAGCCAGACCGGTGTCGACGACCTCGCCAACACTCCGGTCGGCACCGGGCCGTACACCTTCGACTCGTGGCAGCGCGGTGACCAGATCACCCTCGAGCGCAACGACGACTACTGGGGCGACGCGCCGCACTTCAAGACTGTGGTCTGGAAGTACTTCAAGGACGCGACCTCGATGAACAACGCCATGCTCGGCGGCAACATCGACGTCGTCACCACGGTGCAGGCGCCGGAGGCGCTGGACCAGTTCACCGACGGACCGAAGGCCGACGGCTTCCAGGTCATCGAGGGCACGACCAACGGCGAGGTGGTGCTCTCGTTCAACCAGACCCAGGGCCCGCTGGCCGACGTCAAGGTCCGCCAGGCGATCCGGTACGGAATCGATCACCAGAAGCTGCTGGAGAACTGCTGGGCCGGCAAGGGCGAGCTGATCGGTTCGCTCGTTCCGCCCACGGACCCGTGGTACGAGGACCGCACCGGTGACTTCCCGTACGACGAGGCCAAGGCCAAGCAGCTGCTCGCCGAGGCCGGCCAGCCCAACCCGACGCTGCGGTTGCGGATCCCGTCGCTGCCGTACGCCCAGTCCTGCGGCCCGGAGGTTCAGTCCCAGCTGTCGAAGATCGGCATCGACGTCCAGATCGACACCCTGGAGTTCCCGGCGGCGTGGATCAAGACCGTCATGACCGATAAGGACTTCGACATGTCGATCGTGGCGCACGTCGAGCCGCGCGACATGCCGGCCCTGTTCGCGAACCCGGCGTACTACACGTCGTACGACAGCGCGCAGGTCCAGCAGC
It includes:
- a CDS encoding ABC transporter substrate-binding protein, whose amino-acid sequence is MSPTLKRLVVVLVATTLAIAGCSSSSSNDGSSGEGGGTFEGDTVTLGLVAEPASLDFTSTDGAAIPQLLLDNVYETLVTVDENGEFQPGLATSWTISDDRLTYTFTLTDEATFTNGQPFTADDAKFSIERVKTAWTTKLKSQMDVVESVTVNSPTELVVKLSQPSNSWLFNMTTRIGAMFSQTGVDDLANTPVGTGPYTFDSWQRGDQITLERNDDYWGDAPHFKTVVWKYFKDATSMNNAMLGGNIDVVTTVQAPEALDQFTDGPKADGFQVIEGTTNGEVVLSFNQTQGPLADVKVRQAIRYGIDHQKLLENCWAGKGELIGSLVPPTDPWYEDRTGDFPYDEAKAKQLLAEAGQPNPTLRLRIPSLPYAQSCGPEVQSQLSKIGIDVQIDTLEFPAAWIKTVMTDKDFDMSIVAHVEPRDMPALFANPAYYTSYDSAQVQQLITEADSGTEEEQVSKMKEAAKVISQDAAADFLFLIPNLIVAKNGIDGLPKNLIGESLRVYELTA